A single genomic interval of Parvularcula marina harbors:
- the ndhC gene encoding NADH-quinone oxidoreductase subunit A: MADAEFLQNYLPILIFTGLAAIFGVLFLVLPVILAPSDPDSEKTSTYECGFEAFEDSRMKFDVQFYIVAILFIIVDLDVAFLFPWAVTLFNPELGLDRSFQIFSFWSMFVFLAVFFIGFLYEWKKGALEWR, from the coding sequence ATGGCCGACGCAGAGTTTCTGCAAAATTACCTGCCGATCCTGATCTTTACTGGCCTTGCGGCCATTTTCGGCGTCCTTTTCCTCGTGCTGCCGGTGATCCTGGCGCCGAGCGATCCTGATTCCGAGAAGACCTCGACCTATGAATGCGGGTTCGAGGCGTTTGAGGATTCGCGCATGAAGTTCGATGTGCAGTTCTACATCGTCGCGATCCTGTTCATCATCGTCGATCTCGACGTCGCCTTCCTGTTTCCCTGGGCGGTGACCCTGTTCAACCCGGAGCTGGGGCTCGACCGGAGCTTCCAGATCTTCTCCTTCTGGTCGATGTTCGTCTTCCTCGCGGTCTTCTTCATCGGCTTCCTTTACGAATGGAAGAAAGGAGCCCTCGAATGGCGGTAG
- a CDS encoding NADH-quinone oxidoreductase subunit D, with protein MANATRTVVVEDSPSDASEDRPFTINFGPQHPAAHGVLRLVLELDGEVVERVDPHIGLLHRGTEKLIEQKTYLQAIPYFDRLDYVAPMNQEHAFCLAAEKLLGIEVPRRGQIIRVLFCEIGRILNHLLNVTTQAMDVGALTPPLWGFEEREKLMIFYERASGSRMHAAYFRVGGVHQDIPQALIDDIDAWCDEFPKALDDIESLITDNRIFKQRNADIGVVTKEQAFEWGFTGVMLRGSGVPWDLRKSQPYEIYDELEFDIVLGKNGDCYDRYLCRIEEMKQSLSLMKQCIALLEPGPVMSTDPKVGPPKRGEMKHSMEALINHFKLYTEGPKVPAGEVYAAVEAPKGEFGVYLVSDGSNKPYRCKIRAPGYAHLQAMDWMNRGHMLADVSAIIGTLDVVFGEIDR; from the coding sequence ATGGCCAATGCCACGCGCACCGTTGTAGTTGAGGATTCCCCCTCCGATGCGTCCGAGGACCGTCCGTTCACGATCAATTTCGGGCCACAACACCCGGCCGCTCACGGCGTGTTGCGCCTCGTGCTGGAACTGGATGGCGAAGTCGTTGAGCGGGTCGACCCACATATCGGGCTGCTCCACCGCGGCACCGAAAAGCTGATCGAGCAGAAGACTTATCTGCAGGCTATCCCGTATTTCGACCGGCTCGACTATGTCGCCCCGATGAACCAGGAGCATGCTTTCTGCCTTGCAGCGGAGAAACTCCTCGGCATCGAAGTGCCGCGGCGCGGGCAGATCATCCGTGTGCTGTTCTGTGAGATCGGCCGGATTCTCAATCACCTTCTCAACGTCACGACGCAGGCCATGGATGTCGGCGCGCTGACCCCGCCGCTATGGGGTTTTGAAGAGCGCGAGAAGCTGATGATATTTTATGAGCGCGCGTCCGGCTCGCGCATGCACGCGGCCTATTTCCGCGTTGGCGGGGTGCATCAGGATATCCCGCAGGCGCTGATCGACGATATTGATGCGTGGTGTGACGAATTCCCCAAGGCGCTCGACGATATTGAATCGCTGATCACGGACAACCGGATCTTCAAGCAGCGCAACGCCGATATCGGGGTTGTGACCAAAGAGCAGGCGTTTGAATGGGGCTTTACCGGCGTCATGCTGCGCGGCTCGGGCGTGCCGTGGGATTTGCGAAAATCGCAGCCCTACGAGATCTATGACGAGCTCGAATTCGACATCGTCCTTGGCAAGAATGGCGACTGCTATGACCGCTATCTCTGCCGCATCGAGGAGATGAAGCAGTCCCTGAGCCTGATGAAGCAGTGCATCGCGTTGCTCGAGCCGGGGCCGGTCATGTCGACCGATCCGAAAGTCGGCCCGCCCAAACGCGGGGAGATGAAGCACTCGATGGAAGCGCTCATCAACCACTTCAAGCTTTATACGGAAGGCCCCAAAGTGCCGGCCGGGGAAGTCTATGCCGCTGTAGAGGCGCCCAAAGGCGAGTTCGGAGTCTATCTCGTCTCAGACGGGTCGAACAAACCCTATCGCTGCAAGATTCGCGCGCCGGGCTATGCCCACCTTCAGGCTATGGACTGGATGAACCGCGGGCACATGCTGGCCGATGTCTCGGCCATTATCGGCACGCTCGACGTGGTGTTCGGCGAAATCGACCGCTAG
- a CDS encoding NuoB/complex I 20 kDa subunit family protein encodes MEERSPRMAVDDKTKTATETPIAGVAPEGKTPSIIRPSDLAYGTAARAKAAYDPTNEDPFFKSLNAELADQGFFTAPADAVINWARTGSLMWMTFGLACCAVEMMQASMPRYDMERFGMAPRASPRQSDLMIVAGTLTNKMAPALRKVYDQMPEPRYVVSMGSCANGGGYYHYSYSVVRGCDRIVPVDVYVPGCPPTAEALVYGLLQLQKKIRREGTIRR; translated from the coding sequence ATGGAAGAAAGGAGCCCTCGAATGGCGGTAGACGACAAGACCAAGACGGCGACCGAAACGCCGATCGCCGGTGTCGCACCGGAGGGCAAAACGCCGTCGATCATTCGTCCGTCAGACCTCGCCTACGGCACGGCGGCGCGCGCCAAGGCAGCCTATGATCCCACCAATGAAGATCCGTTCTTCAAATCGCTGAATGCGGAGCTGGCCGATCAGGGCTTTTTCACCGCTCCTGCCGATGCAGTCATCAACTGGGCCCGCACGGGCTCTCTGATGTGGATGACCTTCGGGCTTGCCTGTTGTGCGGTTGAGATGATGCAGGCCTCGATGCCGCGTTATGACATGGAGCGGTTCGGCATGGCGCCGCGCGCCTCCCCGCGCCAGTCCGACCTGATGATCGTCGCCGGCACGCTCACCAACAAGATGGCCCCGGCCTTGCGCAAGGTTTACGACCAGATGCCAGAGCCGCGTTACGTGGTCTCTATGGGCTCCTGCGCGAATGGCGGCGGGTATTACCATTACAGCTATTCGGTCGTACGCGGCTGTGACCGCATCGTGCCGGTCGATGTCTATGTGCCGGGCTGCCCGCCGACGGCTGAGGCCCTCGTTTATGGGCTGTTGCAGCTTCAGAAGAAGATCCGCCGGGAAGGGACCATTCGGCGATGA
- the crtY gene encoding lycopene beta-cyclase CrtY: MNASPLPDPENLDVVIVGGGLSGGLLAYRFKALMPELKVLLIEASDRLGGDHTWSFHDSDISPRALEWIRPFISSHWAGQTVRFPAYAREIGTGYNSVASARFDAVLREALGDAVMTGSPVEALSQDQVTLADGRTLRAHAVIDARGQRDYAHLALGFQKFAGLEIEFAEPHGLTRPIIMDATVPQLDGYRFVYTLPFTERTALVEDTYYADGDALDENAVETRIRDYCEQQGWKVARILRRESGILPIAMAGDIDAHLDEGMPGVASIGLAAGLFHPLTGYSLPDAVAMADRLAGADDVSGPALAALAREHAKETWEARGFYRLLSRLLFDAADPAKRYIVMQRFYQFSEGLIERFYAGQSSAGDKMRILAGKPPVPVSKAMKCLGEKQWLARRGMR; this comes from the coding sequence ATGAATGCGTCCCCCCTTCCCGATCCTGAAAATCTCGATGTCGTGATCGTCGGCGGCGGCCTGTCCGGCGGGCTTTTAGCGTACAGATTCAAGGCATTAATGCCGGAATTGAAGGTTCTTCTGATCGAGGCCTCAGACCGCCTTGGCGGGGATCATACGTGGTCATTTCACGACTCAGACATATCGCCGCGTGCGCTAGAATGGATCCGTCCCTTTATCTCGTCGCACTGGGCGGGCCAGACGGTGCGCTTTCCCGCTTATGCTCGCGAGATCGGAACGGGGTATAATTCGGTTGCCTCCGCCCGTTTCGATGCCGTCCTACGCGAAGCGCTGGGTGATGCCGTGATGACGGGCTCGCCGGTTGAGGCGCTGTCGCAGGATCAAGTGACGCTGGCGGATGGCCGGACCCTCCGGGCCCATGCCGTGATCGATGCGCGGGGTCAGCGCGACTATGCGCATCTGGCCCTCGGCTTTCAGAAATTCGCCGGGCTCGAAATCGAGTTTGCGGAGCCGCACGGGCTCACCCGCCCCATCATCATGGACGCGACCGTCCCCCAACTCGACGGCTACCGCTTTGTCTACACCCTGCCCTTCACCGAGCGGACCGCGCTGGTCGAGGACACGTATTACGCAGATGGCGATGCCCTCGATGAGAACGCGGTTGAGACACGCATCAGGGACTATTGCGAACAGCAGGGTTGGAAGGTCGCGCGGATCCTCCGGCGAGAGTCAGGTATCCTGCCGATTGCCATGGCGGGGGATATTGATGCGCATCTGGATGAGGGCATGCCGGGGGTGGCCAGCATCGGGCTTGCCGCCGGGCTCTTTCATCCGCTGACGGGCTATTCCCTGCCCGATGCGGTCGCGATGGCGGACCGGCTTGCAGGCGCAGATGATGTCTCCGGGCCCGCGCTTGCCGCCCTTGCGCGGGAGCACGCGAAAGAGACATGGGAGGCGCGCGGCTTTTACCGGCTTCTCTCCCGGCTCCTCTTTGATGCCGCCGATCCTGCAAAGCGCTATATCGTGATGCAGCGCTTTTATCAGTTCTCTGAAGGATTGATCGAACGGTTTTATGCGGGGCAGTCTTCAGCCGGAGACAAGATGCGCATCCTCGCCGGCAAACCACCCGTCCCGGTTTCAAAGGCGATGAAATGCCTTGGCGAAAAACAGTGGCTGGCGCGAAGAGGTATGCGCTGA
- a CDS encoding acetyl-CoA carboxylase carboxyltransferase subunit alpha translates to MRSYLEFEKPIAELEGKIDDLRALSGDEQINVGEELNRLESKTEKLLAETYANLSRWQKTLVARHAARPHFSDLVDQLMTDFTPLAGDRSFGEDSAIIGGPASFRGRSVMVMGHEKGSDTQSRVAHNFGMARPEGYRKAIRLVEMADKFGLPIVTLVDTAGAYPGLGAEERGQAEAIASSTASFLDAGVPVVAAIVGEGGSGGAVALAAADRVLMFEHSVYSVISPEGCASILWKDDAGGGKAAEAAEAMKISAQDLKELGVIDTIVEEPVGGAHRAPRAAIEALGDAIESAIEELGEMDAHDRRMARRQKFLDIGRKGL, encoded by the coding sequence ATGCGCAGCTATCTCGAATTCGAAAAGCCGATTGCAGAGCTTGAAGGCAAGATTGACGATCTGCGGGCGCTGTCGGGCGATGAACAGATCAATGTCGGCGAGGAGCTGAACCGGCTGGAGAGCAAGACGGAAAAGCTCTTGGCCGAGACCTATGCGAACCTTTCGCGCTGGCAGAAGACGCTTGTCGCGCGCCATGCCGCGCGGCCGCATTTCTCCGATCTCGTTGACCAGCTGATGACGGATTTCACACCGCTCGCGGGTGACCGCTCTTTTGGTGAGGATTCAGCGATTATCGGCGGCCCGGCCAGTTTCCGCGGGCGCTCGGTCATGGTGATGGGCCATGAGAAGGGCTCAGACACGCAAAGCCGAGTTGCGCATAATTTCGGCATGGCCCGGCCTGAAGGCTACCGCAAGGCGATCCGGCTGGTTGAGATGGCCGACAAATTCGGCCTGCCGATTGTCACGCTGGTTGATACTGCTGGTGCCTATCCCGGTCTCGGCGCGGAAGAGCGCGGGCAGGCAGAGGCGATTGCCTCTTCGACGGCGAGCTTCCTTGATGCGGGCGTGCCGGTCGTCGCTGCCATTGTGGGCGAGGGCGGCTCTGGCGGCGCGGTGGCGCTGGCGGCAGCCGACCGTGTGCTGATGTTCGAGCACTCGGTCTATTCGGTGATTTCGCCCGAGGGCTGCGCCTCCATTCTGTGGAAGGATGATGCGGGCGGCGGCAAGGCAGCGGAAGCGGCCGAAGCGATGAAGATTTCCGCGCAGGATCTCAAGGAACTCGGCGTCATCGACACGATCGTAGAAGAGCCGGTCGGTGGAGCGCATCGCGCGCCACGTGCCGCGATCGAAGCCCTCGGCGATGCCATTGAAAGCGCGATCGAGGAACTCGGCGAGATGGATGCGCATGACCGCCGCATGGCCCGCCGCCAGAAATTCCTCGACATCGGCCGCAAGGGTCTTTGA
- a CDS encoding GFA family protein — MGERTGSCLCGGIEFTVTPGSDKVGACHCNMCRKVAAGPFMTIGCDSDFRVTTGEDMLGVFVSSDWAERGFCKGCGSPLFWRLRDGSMMQLSVNSLDDPGTLTFDHEVFIDHKPDYYSFAQKTHQMTEAEVLAAFAEGKSS; from the coding sequence ATGGGGGAGCGGACCGGATCCTGCCTTTGCGGCGGTATTGAATTCACGGTGACACCGGGTTCCGACAAGGTCGGCGCCTGTCACTGTAATATGTGCCGGAAAGTTGCAGCAGGTCCTTTCATGACCATTGGGTGCGACAGCGATTTCAGAGTGACGACAGGTGAAGACATGCTCGGCGTCTTTGTTTCCTCTGACTGGGCAGAACGCGGTTTTTGTAAGGGGTGCGGTTCCCCGCTTTTCTGGCGGTTGCGGGACGGGTCGATGATGCAGCTCTCAGTCAATTCGCTGGATGATCCGGGTACGCTGACTTTCGATCACGAAGTCTTTATCGATCACAAACCCGACTATTATTCTTTCGCGCAAAAAACCCATCAGATGACCGAGGCGGAAGTCCTTGCGGCTTTCGCAGAAGGAAAGAGTTCATAA
- a CDS encoding PQQ-dependent sugar dehydrogenase, which produces MDNVLPAVGQSSLLLSFDLIATVPSSSGAMPFARVQEVLSVPDLPDTYAALDTRGVIWLIEDGEALETPLLDLRTAGIGFTDAGAEAGLRSFAFHPDFANEGTDGYGKIYVAYSASVASHPDDVPLFEADGASNIVFHDVISEFTVSDPANPVIDSSTERELFRVEQPFGNHNFGQMRFRPDAEPGDDDYGLLYLGIGDGGSGNDPLNAGEDLSQILGKILRIDPLDPGGDETYSIPTDNPFTDTTGALPEIYAYGFRNPQSLSWLGDIMFAGDIGQNAVEELDIVFAGGNYGWDDREGSFLAGGGALPANDADLGYQYPFTQYDHEEIPTGGEGIFGGFAYQGSDIPGLEGQLLFANFPTGEVFVVSLDDLSTIIADGLVASDEYVAPLRVTIIGEDGEETTFLDFEGTGNPGNGRVDLRFALTDDGEILVFSKQTGNIYQLTSAADDELSGTAQGEIIRAGAGDDLVDAGAGNDTIYGGIGSDTLIGGDGNDLIIGDDGGNLIYGDSAPAAAASTAAQIPASSTPQPSLPETLPEAPNAEESPLPFEPLTLEIPLF; this is translated from the coding sequence ATGGATAATGTCCTCCCCGCTGTTGGGCAGAGCAGCCTTTTATTGAGTTTCGATCTGATCGCCACCGTACCATCAAGCTCGGGGGCGATGCCTTTTGCGCGCGTCCAGGAAGTGCTGAGCGTCCCTGACCTGCCAGACACCTATGCGGCGCTCGATACGCGCGGGGTCATCTGGTTGATCGAAGATGGTGAGGCCCTCGAAACCCCGCTGCTTGATCTTCGCACCGCCGGGATCGGGTTTACCGATGCTGGCGCCGAGGCCGGACTTCGCAGCTTTGCCTTCCACCCCGATTTTGCGAACGAGGGCACGGATGGATACGGCAAGATCTATGTTGCCTATAGCGCAAGTGTCGCGAGCCATCCCGATGACGTGCCGCTTTTTGAGGCGGATGGCGCCTCGAATATCGTCTTCCATGATGTGATCTCGGAATTCACAGTCAGCGATCCCGCAAATCCGGTTATTGATTCGTCTACGGAGCGGGAACTCTTCCGTGTCGAGCAGCCCTTCGGCAACCACAATTTCGGTCAGATGCGCTTCCGCCCTGATGCGGAACCCGGCGATGATGATTACGGGCTCCTTTATCTCGGCATCGGCGATGGCGGCTCAGGCAATGACCCCCTGAATGCCGGTGAGGATCTCAGCCAGATCCTCGGCAAGATTCTGCGCATTGATCCGCTCGATCCCGGTGGGGATGAAACCTATTCTATACCGACAGATAATCCGTTTACGGATACGACCGGCGCCCTGCCTGAAATCTATGCTTACGGCTTCCGCAATCCGCAAAGCCTGAGCTGGCTGGGCGATATCATGTTCGCGGGCGACATCGGCCAGAATGCGGTAGAGGAACTCGATATCGTCTTTGCCGGCGGTAATTATGGCTGGGATGACCGCGAGGGCAGCTTCCTTGCGGGCGGCGGCGCCCTGCCCGCCAATGACGCCGACCTTGGCTATCAATACCCCTTCACCCAATATGATCACGAGGAAATCCCGACGGGAGGCGAAGGCATCTTTGGCGGCTTTGCTTATCAGGGGTCGGACATTCCGGGTCTGGAAGGTCAGCTTCTATTTGCCAATTTCCCGACCGGCGAAGTCTTCGTCGTCTCGCTTGATGATCTCTCTACGATCATCGCCGACGGGCTTGTCGCCTCGGATGAATATGTCGCCCCCTTGCGGGTGACGATCATCGGCGAGGATGGCGAGGAGACGACCTTCCTTGATTTTGAGGGGACGGGAAATCCCGGTAACGGACGGGTCGATTTACGCTTTGCCCTGACGGATGACGGAGAGATCCTCGTCTTCTCGAAACAGACCGGCAATATCTATCAGCTGACCTCCGCCGCCGATGACGAATTGAGCGGCACGGCGCAGGGTGAGATCATCCGCGCCGGTGCCGGAGACGATCTCGTTGATGCAGGCGCCGGGAATGACACGATCTATGGCGGGATCGGCAGTGACACGCTGATCGGTGGTGATGGCAATGACCTCATCATCGGCGATGATGGCGGCAATCTGATCTATGGCGATAGCGCGCCGGCCGCCGCCGCAAGCACGGCTGCGCAAATTCCGGCATCGTCAACGCCCCAGCCTTCTCTGCCTGAGACCCTCCCCGAGGCGCCTAACGCGGAAGAAAGCCCGTTGCCTTTCGAGCCGCTGACCCTCGAAATCCCGCTCTTCTAA
- a CDS encoding response regulator yields the protein MTHNPIKVAIVEDEFLIAQDLAYLCEKLGMTVVGQAANYDTAVKLIEETVPDYVLMDVRLQGRRDGVNVALKVFETMPSIKIIYVTGSNEPPTLARIDEDHPYAVLIKPVGERDLAKVFGFGN from the coding sequence ATGACGCATAACCCCATAAAGGTCGCCATCGTCGAGGATGAGTTCCTGATCGCGCAGGACCTTGCCTATCTGTGTGAAAAGCTGGGGATGACAGTCGTCGGGCAGGCCGCAAATTACGACACAGCGGTCAAACTCATCGAAGAGACGGTACCGGATTACGTGCTCATGGATGTCCGGCTGCAGGGCAGGCGCGATGGCGTGAATGTCGCGCTCAAAGTCTTTGAAACTATGCCCAGCATCAAGATCATTTATGTTACCGGCTCGAACGAGCCGCCCACCCTCGCCCGGATCGACGAGGATCATCCTTATGCGGTCTTGATCAAGCCTGTCGGCGAACGTGATCTCGCCAAGGTCTTCGGTTTTGGGAATTAA
- a CDS encoding NADH-quinone oxidoreductase subunit C — translation MTDELNELNELSELKEHIDSVLSEALVASEIAHGELNVTVPATKIVEVLKFLRDDPMCRFIQLIDLCGVDYPGRKKRFDVVYHLLSMHNNVRVRVKVAVGENDTCPTTVSVYPCADWFEREAFDMYGIVFDGHPDMRRILTDYGFEGYPLRKDFPVTGFVEVKWDDEQRRVVYQPVELQQEYRNFDYLSPWEGGEYVLPGDEKAG, via the coding sequence ATGACCGACGAACTGAACGAATTGAACGAACTCTCCGAGCTGAAAGAGCATATCGACAGCGTGCTGAGCGAAGCCCTGGTCGCGAGTGAAATCGCGCATGGCGAGCTCAATGTCACGGTGCCGGCGACCAAAATCGTTGAAGTGCTCAAATTCCTGCGCGACGATCCGATGTGCCGGTTCATCCAGCTGATCGACCTCTGCGGAGTTGATTATCCGGGGCGGAAGAAGCGCTTTGATGTCGTCTATCATCTTCTCTCCATGCACAATAATGTGCGGGTCCGGGTGAAGGTCGCGGTCGGCGAGAATGATACCTGCCCGACGACGGTCAGCGTCTATCCGTGTGCCGACTGGTTCGAGCGTGAAGCGTTCGACATGTATGGCATCGTCTTTGACGGCCATCCCGATATGCGCCGGATCCTCACCGATTACGGGTTTGAGGGCTATCCTTTGCGCAAGGATTTCCCCGTGACCGGCTTTGTTGAGGTCAAATGGGATGATGAGCAGCGCCGGGTCGTATACCAACCCGTCGAGCTGCAACAGGAATACCGCAATTTCGATTACTTGAGCCCATGGGAAGGTGGCGAGTACGTCCTCCCTGGCGACGAGAAGGCGGGCTGA
- a CDS encoding sensor histidine kinase produces the protein MTDLPPQNWRLSKNVAQLLAGAVLVISVLVLFAGWGAGVEALTRLHPDFAAMVPSTALCFLLASLAIVIQFRLPPALKSLTLFICSGIIFAIAFTDLMVIRLTDANGIDAWLWPEADTFNSANMAIATASLFISVAMCLLFLGLSRVKMRYAVVATATIGLIVAVTALVGYYYDASALEEVPLFRGMALHTALAFTALFLAVLMLRPDTGWIAILQGKGGGSRGARNLFPIVVILPLLLCQFALFAAQTDTFSENFRLNIIAIVFVVILSIAVLRHAHIQNTIEGDLRTALADRELLLREVYHRVKNNLQMTISLLRMGMRDINDEQAETLLNSTINRVESLGFVHRMLLSAHVPSEVKLDDFLKDLGAHIVTANSGAHAVPVDLEVTASTRVLHIETAITIGLLVNELVTNSIKHAFEGRTTGTIWIGFEGDADGAATLSVRDDGTGMPQDEDSLTLGTGTLIIRGLVAQLDAKLDYQVQNGTAATIRIPAATMQRMYDA, from the coding sequence ATGACAGACCTTCCGCCGCAGAACTGGCGACTTTCAAAGAATGTCGCCCAACTCCTTGCCGGAGCGGTTCTCGTCATCTCGGTCCTCGTCCTCTTCGCTGGTTGGGGCGCGGGGGTCGAAGCGCTGACCCGTCTGCATCCGGACTTTGCCGCCATGGTGCCATCAACGGCACTTTGCTTTCTGCTTGCCAGTCTTGCCATCGTCATCCAGTTCAGATTGCCACCTGCCCTGAAAAGCCTCACGCTTTTCATCTGTAGCGGGATTATTTTTGCCATCGCCTTTACGGATCTGATGGTCATAAGGCTGACGGATGCGAACGGGATTGATGCCTGGCTCTGGCCAGAGGCCGACACGTTCAACTCAGCCAATATGGCGATCGCCACGGCCAGCCTGTTTATCTCCGTTGCGATGTGTCTGCTCTTCCTCGGTCTCTCGCGAGTAAAGATGCGTTATGCCGTCGTCGCGACAGCAACGATCGGCCTGATCGTCGCGGTGACAGCGCTCGTTGGTTATTACTATGACGCCTCTGCGCTCGAGGAAGTGCCTCTCTTCAGGGGAATGGCGCTGCACACTGCCCTCGCCTTTACCGCACTCTTTCTTGCGGTCCTCATGCTTCGTCCGGATACGGGCTGGATCGCGATCCTGCAGGGCAAAGGCGGCGGCAGCCGCGGCGCGCGCAATCTCTTCCCGATTGTCGTCATCCTCCCGCTCCTGCTTTGTCAGTTCGCGCTGTTCGCTGCCCAGACAGATACATTCAGCGAGAATTTCCGTCTCAACATCATCGCCATTGTCTTCGTGGTGATCCTGTCCATTGCTGTTCTACGTCACGCCCATATTCAGAACACGATCGAAGGGGACCTGCGCACCGCCCTTGCCGACCGGGAATTACTCCTTCGCGAAGTATATCACCGTGTGAAGAACAATCTGCAGATGACCATTTCGCTTCTGCGGATGGGCATGCGCGACATCAACGATGAACAGGCCGAAACCCTGCTGAACAGCACAATAAATCGCGTGGAATCGCTTGGTTTTGTGCACCGCATGCTGCTCTCCGCGCATGTCCCTTCAGAGGTCAAGCTGGACGACTTCCTCAAAGATCTGGGCGCCCATATCGTCACCGCGAATTCGGGCGCACATGCCGTTCCTGTCGATCTGGAGGTCACCGCCTCCACCCGTGTCCTTCATATCGAGACGGCAATCACCATCGGACTTCTCGTCAATGAGTTGGTGACCAACAGCATCAAGCACGCTTTCGAGGGCCGAACGACCGGTACGATCTGGATCGGATTTGAGGGCGACGCCGATGGCGCTGCCACCCTATCCGTCAGGGATGATGGCACCGGCATGCCGCAGGATGAGGACAGTTTGACATTGGGAACCGGCACACTGATCATCAGGGGCCTGGTAGCACAACTCGACGCCAAGCTCGATTATCAGGTGCAGAACGGCACGGCGGCGACGATCCGCATTCCCGCCGCAACGATGCAGAGGATGTATGACGCATAA
- a CDS encoding NupC/NupG family nucleoside CNT transporter, translated as MGLTIENLLTPRVQSAIGILAFAAIAWLLSERKGRFPIIQFPLAVGLQLGIAALFLNWPAARASLDGLNGIVYALEQSTRAGTSFLFGYVGNPEQVPFEVTGGSAFIFAFQALPLLVFISALAAVLWHWGVLKIIIRGFAILLSRVLGTGGAVSLAASANVLLGQTEAPLLIRPYLSRITRSELFAVIACGYATVAGTVMVLYGIILSQLSPGMLGQILVASIISVPAALILAQIMVPPEKGEVQTDSDAVKDDFGYDSTMDAFTEGAVQGGKLWVNIVIAILAFIALAALINIIFDSALPDVAGAPLTIERIFAWAFAPFIWLAGLPADQVMTGAELMGVKTAINEVVAYEMLAKLPEGALDQRSTLIMVYAMCGFANIGSLGIVIGGFTALEPTRRKEVLQLAPKALISGTLATLTSGAVVGVLW; from the coding sequence GTGGGCCTGACAATCGAAAATCTTCTGACGCCGCGCGTGCAAAGCGCGATCGGCATTCTCGCATTCGCGGCCATCGCCTGGCTCCTGTCCGAACGCAAAGGGCGGTTTCCGATCATCCAGTTCCCGCTGGCCGTCGGGTTGCAGCTCGGCATTGCGGCGCTGTTTCTGAACTGGCCGGCGGCGCGGGCCTCGCTCGATGGGCTCAACGGCATTGTCTATGCGCTGGAGCAGTCGACGCGCGCGGGCACCAGCTTCCTTTTCGGCTATGTTGGCAATCCCGAGCAGGTGCCGTTTGAGGTGACCGGCGGAAGCGCCTTTATCTTTGCCTTCCAGGCGCTGCCGCTGCTGGTCTTTATCTCGGCGCTCGCGGCCGTCTTGTGGCATTGGGGCGTCCTCAAGATCATCATTCGCGGTTTTGCGATCCTGTTGTCCCGCGTGCTCGGCACAGGCGGGGCAGTGTCTCTCGCCGCTTCGGCCAATGTCCTTCTGGGGCAGACCGAAGCGCCGCTCCTGATCCGGCCGTATCTTTCGCGCATTACGCGGTCCGAGCTTTTTGCCGTTATCGCCTGCGGGTATGCCACCGTCGCGGGCACCGTCATGGTGCTTTACGGGATCATCCTGTCGCAACTCAGCCCCGGCATGCTGGGGCAGATTCTCGTTGCCTCGATTATTTCCGTGCCCGCCGCGCTTATCCTCGCGCAGATCATGGTGCCGCCCGAAAAGGGCGAGGTGCAGACCGATTCCGACGCCGTGAAAGACGACTTTGGTTATGACAGCACGATGGATGCCTTCACTGAAGGCGCCGTGCAGGGCGGCAAGCTGTGGGTGAACATTGTCATCGCCATCCTCGCCTTCATCGCGCTGGCGGCCCTCATCAACATCATCTTTGACTCAGCCCTGCCTGATGTCGCAGGCGCCCCGCTGACGATTGAGCGGATCTTTGCCTGGGCCTTTGCGCCCTTCATCTGGCTCGCCGGGCTGCCCGCCGATCAGGTCATGACGGGCGCAGAGCTGATGGGGGTGAAGACCGCGATCAACGAGGTCGTCGCCTATGAAATGCTGGCCAAGCTGCCAGAAGGCGCGCTCGACCAGCGCTCCACCCTGATCATGGTCTATGCGATGTGCGGCTTTGCCAATATCGGCTCGCTCGGCATTGTCATTGGCGGCTTCACGGCGCTGGAGCCGACACGCCGCAAGGAAGTGCTTCAGCTTGCGCCCAAAGCGCTGATCTCGGGCACGCTGGCCACCCTTACCTCCGGCGCGGTCGTCGGCGTCCTCTGGTGA